Proteins from one Lachnospiraceae bacterium KGMB03038 genomic window:
- a CDS encoding MtaA/CmuA family methyltransferase, giving the protein MIEKHLLDEMTPVERRKAIQSGKPFDRFPCIPAMGEFKTQISHVSIYDMWHDSEKLATMELAAFQRFGHDQLMIGPNSYGIADALGAEVKYPLQQLPYIQRPSLDTLDKVRALEPVDLRKHPRIQMFFQAAAILEKEAVSVVPVVASAGGPMTIASYLRGVEALLRDCYKAPKEVHHLLRVVTETEKSSIRAMAEYGLGTAFADPVANPELLGPRYYKEFAFPYMKELTDYAYEVSGRKPTLHMCGKTYRIWEYFRQFQIDSISLDNLIDLSRARDELSDVLRIAGNVPPVDVIMCGDKEDIFESVKQCFAIGRQMKKGYVLCSGCEIPYGTDPQKVDWFMEAARIYGRWEEKDRERN; this is encoded by the coding sequence ATGATAGAAAAGCATCTATTAGACGAAATGACGCCTGTAGAGCGAAGAAAAGCTATCCAAAGCGGGAAACCTTTCGATCGGTTCCCCTGTATTCCAGCTATGGGCGAATTTAAAACACAGATCAGCCATGTTTCTATCTATGATATGTGGCACGATTCTGAAAAGTTAGCCACGATGGAGCTGGCCGCTTTTCAGCGTTTTGGACATGATCAACTGATGATAGGCCCAAACTCCTACGGCATTGCTGATGCTCTCGGCGCTGAGGTGAAATATCCGCTTCAGCAGCTCCCTTATATTCAGCGGCCTTCCTTGGATACTTTGGACAAGGTTCGCGCATTGGAGCCAGTGGATCTGCGAAAACATCCGCGTATCCAGATGTTTTTTCAAGCGGCCGCGATATTAGAAAAAGAAGCGGTTTCAGTCGTACCTGTCGTTGCAAGTGCTGGAGGTCCTATGACAATCGCATCATATCTGCGTGGAGTAGAGGCATTGCTTCGGGATTGTTACAAAGCGCCGAAAGAAGTCCATCATCTTCTGCGTGTAGTTACGGAAACAGAAAAGAGCAGTATTCGCGCGATGGCAGAATATGGACTGGGGACTGCTTTTGCGGATCCTGTCGCTAACCCAGAACTTCTGGGGCCGAGATATTATAAAGAATTTGCCTTTCCTTATATGAAAGAACTGACGGATTACGCTTATGAAGTAAGCGGTAGGAAGCCAACACTCCACATGTGTGGGAAAACTTATCGTATCTGGGAATATTTCCGTCAGTTCCAGATTGATAGTATAAGCCTGGACAATCTGATCGACCTGTCCAGAGCAAGAGACGAGCTTTCAGATGTGCTCCGCATCGCAGGGAATGTCCCTCCTGTGGATGTGATTATGTGCGGAGACAAAGAGGATATTTTTGAGTCTGTTAAACAATGTTTTGCGATAGGAAGGCAGATGAAAAAGGGATATGTACTGTGTTCGGGCTGTGAAATCCCTTATGGAACTGATCCGCAGAAAGTAGATTGGTTCATGGAGGCGGCAAGGATCTACGGGAGATGGGAAGAGAAAGACAGAGAAAGGAATTAA
- a CDS encoding methylcobamide--CoM methyltransferase, whose translation MGEIKDFHCTYDNSAGINGDVTTGLGLTFPDAYLRHETMARLSKALKAHDKAVFCELPFCHTVEAEALGGIVNYGDEKTGPRAGAYICNSLEEVLKLPSMDLTQGRIREVLLACRELSGQGEHVVLQVSGPFTILNGLLDAKYVFKGWRKEPELMKEIFWKLGGECLRFMEEAKGHGVEFISYADSAGGVSILGPKMTAQVMEAFTYGFLKEAEKLADERTMILLCPKTTLALLGTGRGKFVDRLLSGPMSYGEGCIEMLGKSAMAGQMCIKNIGYRLENAVFKEVKLIEGA comes from the coding sequence ATGGGAGAGATCAAAGATTTTCATTGTACCTATGACAATTCAGCCGGAATCAACGGGGATGTGACAACGGGGCTTGGCCTGACTTTCCCGGACGCCTATCTGCGCCATGAGACGATGGCCCGGCTTTCAAAGGCGTTAAAAGCCCATGATAAGGCGGTGTTCTGCGAACTGCCTTTCTGCCATACCGTTGAGGCGGAGGCACTGGGAGGGATCGTGAATTACGGTGATGAGAAAACTGGGCCAAGAGCCGGAGCATATATCTGTAATTCTTTGGAAGAAGTTCTGAAACTGCCTTCCATGGATCTGACTCAGGGAAGGATCCGCGAGGTCCTGCTGGCCTGCAGGGAACTGAGCGGCCAGGGAGAGCATGTGGTGCTGCAGGTGTCCGGTCCGTTTACGATTTTAAATGGACTGTTGGATGCGAAATATGTATTTAAGGGATGGAGAAAAGAACCGGAGCTTATGAAAGAAATCTTTTGGAAGCTTGGAGGGGAGTGCTTAAGATTTATGGAGGAGGCAAAAGGGCACGGAGTGGAATTTATCAGCTATGCGGATTCCGCCGGGGGAGTCTCGATTCTGGGGCCTAAAATGACAGCCCAGGTAATGGAGGCATTTACTTATGGTTTCCTCAAAGAGGCAGAAAAGCTTGCTGACGAACGGACGATGATCCTTTTGTGCCCAAAGACTACATTAGCCCTTCTTGGCACAGGGAGAGGCAAATTTGTGGATCGGCTTTTGAGCGGTCCAATGAGCTATGGAGAAGGATGCATCGAGATGCTTGGGAAATCGGCTATGGCAGGCCAGATGTGCATCAAAAATATCGGATACCGATTGGAAAATGCGGTCTTTAAAGAAGTAAAACTGATCGAAGGAGCATGA
- a CDS encoding cobalamin-binding protein, producing MGTQKEELLKRLSDDVLEMEEEDVAEAAREYLEAGYPALDAIMEGLVDGMDRAGQLYEEEEYFVTDLLLCSDAMYAGLEILKPYLPDHSGDQKIKGVIGVVEGDTHDIGKNLVKIMMETAGFEMIDLGRDVPLQKFVDTAREEKAKLVCLSTLMTTTMGGMETVIRLLEEAGIRDQVKVMIGGGPISQKYADKIGADGYSQNAAEAVKLAKSLLDIA from the coding sequence ATGGGAACCCAAAAAGAAGAATTACTGAAGCGCCTTTCCGATGATGTGTTGGAAATGGAAGAAGAGGATGTGGCGGAAGCGGCCAGAGAATATCTGGAAGCAGGATATCCGGCTCTGGACGCGATCATGGAAGGTCTGGTGGATGGAATGGATCGGGCAGGTCAGCTTTATGAAGAGGAGGAATACTTTGTCACCGACCTGCTGTTGTGTTCGGATGCGATGTATGCCGGCCTGGAGATTTTAAAACCATACCTGCCGGATCATTCAGGGGATCAAAAGATCAAAGGAGTCATTGGCGTAGTGGAAGGAGATACCCACGATATTGGAAAGAATTTGGTAAAGATCATGATGGAGACGGCAGGATTTGAGATGATCGACCTGGGCAGGGACGTGCCTTTGCAGAAATTTGTTGATACAGCCAGAGAGGAGAAGGCGAAACTGGTGTGTTTGTCTACACTGATGACCACTACGATGGGGGGAATGGAGACGGTGATCCGTCTGCTGGAGGAAGCCGGAATCCGGGATCAGGTAAAGGTGATGATCGGAGGAGGGCCTATTTCTCAGAAATACGCGGATAAGATCGGAGCGGACGGTTATTCCCAGAACGCCGCTGAAGCGGTGAAGCTGGCAAAAAGTCTTCTGGATATCGCCTGA
- a CDS encoding MtaA/CmuA family methyltransferase, with the protein MLTPKERLSRIVAGEKADRPACICPGGMMNMVTTDLMEAVRTYLPEAHTDARKMADLAKAVFEEGCFENCGVPFCMTVEAEEMGARVDLGSQIHEPHVIGYIMSTVSDYKRLKPINLHKGRVKVALEAIRILKKETTDVPIVGNLTGPISVASSLMEPVVFYKELRKKREEAHAFLSFVTDQLISFGRAQVAAGADVIAISDPSGTGEILGPKYFEEFAVTYINRLLEGLPKEKMGTIVHICGQMQPVYREVDKIRSNALSFDSIVSMKEAKKRLPGRVLMGNVSTYALEFGTPERVGILTKSCIEAGSDILSPACGLGMRSPLANVKAILAALEQKGV; encoded by the coding sequence ATGTTGACACCAAAAGAACGACTGAGCCGGATAGTTGCGGGAGAAAAGGCAGATCGTCCCGCCTGTATCTGTCCTGGCGGTATGATGAACATGGTTACGACTGATCTGATGGAAGCAGTCAGGACCTATCTGCCAGAAGCTCACACCGATGCCCGGAAGATGGCGGATCTGGCTAAAGCAGTGTTTGAGGAAGGCTGTTTTGAAAACTGCGGAGTGCCATTTTGCATGACGGTAGAGGCGGAAGAGATGGGCGCCAGAGTGGATCTGGGGTCCCAAATCCATGAGCCGCACGTGATTGGCTATATCATGAGCACCGTCAGCGATTATAAAAGGCTGAAGCCGATAAATCTTCATAAGGGAAGAGTTAAAGTGGCGCTGGAGGCAATCCGTATTTTGAAAAAGGAGACAACGGATGTGCCCATTGTTGGCAACCTGACCGGACCGATCAGTGTTGCCAGTTCTTTGATGGAGCCAGTGGTCTTTTATAAAGAACTGAGGAAAAAGCGGGAAGAGGCCCATGCGTTTCTTTCTTTTGTCACAGACCAGCTTATTTCTTTTGGAAGAGCGCAGGTGGCGGCCGGGGCGGATGTGATCGCGATCTCTGACCCAAGCGGAACAGGAGAGATCCTGGGCCCGAAGTATTTTGAGGAATTTGCGGTGACGTATATTAATCGCCTGCTGGAAGGACTTCCAAAAGAGAAAATGGGGACGATCGTCCATATCTGCGGTCAGATGCAGCCGGTATATCGGGAAGTAGATAAGATTCGAAGCAATGCTCTGAGTTTTGATTCTATCGTATCCATGAAAGAGGCAAAGAAAAGGCTTCCGGGCCGTGTGCTGATGGGAAATGTAAGTACTTACGCCTTAGAGTTTGGAACGCCGGAACGGGTGGGAATATTGACAAAAAGCTGTATCGAGGCCGGATCTGATATCCTTTCACCAGCCTGCGGGCTGGGAATGCGCTCACCCCTCGCTAATGTGAAGGCGATTCTGGCGGCCCTGGAACAGAAGGGAGTTTGA
- a CDS encoding putative DNA modification/repair radical SAM protein: protein MRIQKEKTLYEKLTILTDAAKYDVACTSSGTSRKGDGTGMGNCEQAGICHSFSADGRCISLLKILFTNECIYDCKYCINRRTNDVERVSFTPDEICRLTMEFYRRNYIEGLFLSSGVLISPDYTMELIYAALYKLRKEYHFQGYIHVKAIPGASQELIQRTGFLADRMSVNLELPTAEGLRLLAPHKTREKILTPMRLIQDRSRENKQELQIYRSAPRFVPAGQSTQMIIGATPETDYQIIQVAESLYKKFELKRVFYSAFIHVNEDKDLPARTDGGPPLLREHRLYQADWLLRYYHFQAEELLSEETPNFNVLFDPKCNWALKHLDCFPVEVNRADYRTLLRVPGIGYKSAQRIVKARRLGNLDFPDIKKMGVVLKRAQYFITCAGRMLYPVKMEEDSITRNLLSAGEKLPREVREMGYRQLSLFDDVRFLGGIS from the coding sequence ATGCGGATCCAGAAAGAAAAGACCTTATATGAAAAATTGACGATCCTGACGGATGCTGCCAAATACGATGTGGCCTGCACCTCCAGCGGCACTTCCAGAAAAGGAGACGGAACAGGTATGGGAAATTGTGAGCAGGCGGGCATCTGCCACAGCTTTTCAGCAGATGGACGCTGTATTTCCCTTCTTAAGATTTTATTTACGAATGAGTGTATCTATGACTGCAAATACTGCATTAACCGCAGGACCAATGATGTGGAGCGGGTTTCTTTCACACCGGATGAAATCTGCCGGCTCACCATGGAATTCTACCGGAGAAATTATATTGAAGGCTTATTCTTAAGTTCCGGAGTCCTGATAAGTCCTGATTATACAATGGAACTGATCTATGCCGCTTTGTATAAACTGCGGAAAGAATACCATTTCCAAGGATATATCCATGTGAAGGCAATCCCTGGAGCCAGCCAGGAGCTGATCCAGAGGACTGGGTTCCTGGCGGACCGGATGAGCGTCAATTTAGAACTGCCTACGGCGGAGGGCCTGCGGCTGCTGGCGCCCCACAAGACCAGAGAGAAGATTTTGACCCCAATGCGTCTCATTCAGGACCGCAGCCGGGAAAATAAGCAAGAACTGCAGATTTACCGCAGCGCGCCTCGGTTTGTTCCGGCGGGGCAGAGCACTCAGATGATCATCGGGGCTACACCGGAGACGGATTATCAGATCATCCAGGTGGCGGAGAGCCTTTATAAGAAATTTGAATTAAAGCGGGTTTTTTACTCCGCCTTTATCCATGTCAATGAGGATAAAGACCTTCCCGCCAGGACAGATGGAGGCCCTCCTCTCCTGAGGGAGCACAGGCTGTATCAGGCGGATTGGCTGCTGCGTTATTATCATTTTCAGGCGGAAGAACTGCTCTCGGAAGAGACCCCTAATTTCAACGTCCTGTTTGATCCAAAGTGCAACTGGGCCTTAAAGCATTTGGACTGTTTCCCGGTGGAAGTCAACCGGGCGGATTACCGGACGCTGCTGCGGGTCCCAGGCATCGGATATAAGTCGGCCCAGCGCATTGTGAAAGCAAGGCGGCTTGGGAATTTGGATTTCCCGGATATTAAGAAGATGGGAGTTGTGTTGAAAAGAGCGCAGTATTTCATTACCTGCGCAGGCCGGATGCTTTATCCGGTGAAGATGGAAGAGGACAGCATCACTCGGAATCTCCTTTCGGCAGGAGAAAAACTTCCCAGAGAAGTGAGGGAAATGGGGTACCGGCAGCTTTCGCTTTTTGACGATGTACGGTTTTTGGGAGGAATTTCATGA
- a CDS encoding DNA metabolism protein, whose translation MKTVYICTDTVTGIFSAVYDAWNPARKGQECGIALNGQVEACLFCEYTEVEETAHKAEAVARLIRCHLGSTAYQEISQAVLSYDGRKGDAILQTMLEARKLPDSGRIMEHLSNPWVGQVFEMSRQVGCEAHHLKGFLRFRELDNGILYGEIAPRSQVLSCLAPHFADRLPKENWMIRDLNYQMLAVHEAGKQWVLVWDQEMEEEKLSVLSGEEEKYARLWKDFCQAISIASRENPKCQLHNLPLRFRPYMTEFERR comes from the coding sequence ATGAAGACGGTTTATATATGTACAGACACGGTAACGGGTATTTTTTCCGCTGTCTACGATGCCTGGAATCCCGCAAGAAAGGGACAGGAATGTGGGATTGCGCTGAATGGGCAGGTGGAAGCCTGTCTGTTTTGCGAATATACAGAGGTAGAGGAGACCGCTCATAAGGCGGAAGCCGTGGCCAGATTGATCCGATGCCATCTGGGAAGTACCGCTTATCAGGAGATTTCCCAGGCGGTCCTGTCCTATGACGGGCGGAAAGGAGACGCGATCCTCCAGACTATGCTGGAGGCAAGGAAGCTTCCAGACAGCGGCAGGATCATGGAGCATTTGAGCAATCCATGGGTAGGACAGGTTTTTGAGATGAGCCGTCAGGTGGGATGCGAAGCCCATCATCTGAAGGGGTTTCTCCGGTTCCGTGAGTTGGATAACGGGATTCTTTACGGGGAGATCGCGCCCAGATCACAAGTGCTGTCCTGCCTGGCGCCTCATTTTGCCGACCGGCTTCCAAAAGAGAACTGGATGATCCGCGATCTGAATTATCAGATGCTGGCTGTTCATGAAGCGGGAAAGCAATGGGTGCTGGTATGGGATCAGGAAATGGAAGAGGAGAAACTGAGCGTTCTGTCCGGAGAGGAGGAGAAATACGCCAGACTGTGGAAGGATTTTTGTCAGGCAATTTCTATTGCTTCCAGAGAGAATCCCAAGTGCCAGCTTCATAATCTGCCTCTAAGGTTCCGGCCCTATATGACAGAGTTTGAAAGGCGGTGA
- a CDS encoding ATP-dependent DNA helicase codes for MDMEQPHVRISVRALVEFILRGGDIDNRMGGMDKEAMLLGAKLHRKIQRSMGAGYHPEVSLRFEVPCKEFVLEIEGRADGVWKTPKGVVIDEIKGSFKELSLLEEPVEVHLAQARCYAYIYAQQNGLSEIGVQMTYCHLETEELKRFQSVYAIQELKTWFYELAGKYEKWARYRIQWEKKRNQSIQKVEFPFPYREGQRKLVASVYRTIQQKKELFIQAPTGVGKTMACVFPAVRAVGEGLGEKIFYLTAKTITRTVAWQAFEILKEQALRMKVLVLTAKEKICFCEKQECNPEACPYAKGHFDRVNDAVYELLTSSDEMSREIVEEQARKWKVCPHEMSLDVAEWVDAVICDYNYVFDPNAHLRRFFGDGMKGEYLFLIDEAHNLVERGREMYSAGIYKEDVLKIKRTVKEEDGKLAKRLEDCNRQMLSLKRECEGCQILESVSSLYLKLLNLTGELERYLEEHKKPDEKREEVLEFYFEVCRFINTYDRLDENYLIYSELEESGRFLIRLFCVNPSRNLQSFLEKGSSAVFFSATLLPIRYYKNLLSTEEEVYAIYAESPFDPANRLLLLGKDVSTRYTRRGEGMYRRYARYLLAAAEGKQGNYIAFFPSYRFMEAVYEEFQKLLEELREGGTGERQIDCVMQSQHMTEEAREIFLENFEEERDRSLMGFCVMGGIFAEGIDLTEDRLIGAVIVGTGLPQVCRERELLKTYFEGKGQRGFDYAYLYPGMNKVLQSAGRVIRTDEDRGVILLLDDRFGDARYQETFPREWEKIVPCSLSGVKEKLREFWET; via the coding sequence ATAGACATGGAACAGCCACATGTAAGAATATCCGTGCGCGCACTGGTAGAATTTATCCTGCGCGGCGGTGATATCGACAATCGAATGGGCGGAATGGATAAAGAGGCCATGCTGCTGGGAGCAAAGCTGCACCGAAAGATCCAAAGGAGTATGGGAGCAGGATATCACCCGGAAGTCTCTCTGCGATTTGAGGTTCCCTGTAAGGAATTTGTGCTGGAGATCGAAGGCAGGGCAGATGGCGTATGGAAAACCCCAAAAGGAGTGGTGATCGATGAAATCAAAGGGAGCTTCAAAGAACTTTCCCTTTTGGAAGAACCGGTGGAGGTCCATTTAGCCCAGGCCCGATGTTATGCGTATATCTATGCTCAGCAGAATGGTTTGTCGGAGATCGGCGTTCAGATGACCTACTGTCATTTGGAGACTGAGGAATTGAAACGGTTTCAAAGCGTGTACGCCATACAGGAGCTGAAGACCTGGTTTTATGAGTTGGCGGGGAAGTATGAAAAATGGGCCCGGTACCGAATTCAATGGGAGAAGAAGCGGAATCAGTCTATCCAGAAGGTGGAGTTTCCTTTCCCATACCGGGAAGGCCAGCGCAAACTGGTCGCTTCTGTTTACCGCACGATCCAGCAGAAAAAGGAATTATTCATCCAAGCGCCTACAGGAGTAGGAAAGACTATGGCTTGTGTTTTCCCGGCGGTGCGTGCAGTAGGAGAAGGGCTGGGAGAGAAGATCTTCTATCTGACGGCAAAGACCATCACCCGCACGGTGGCATGGCAGGCTTTTGAGATCTTGAAGGAACAGGCATTGCGGATGAAAGTACTGGTGCTGACTGCTAAGGAGAAGATCTGCTTTTGTGAAAAACAAGAGTGTAATCCAGAGGCATGCCCGTATGCTAAGGGACATTTTGACCGGGTCAATGACGCGGTCTATGAGTTGTTGACTTCCTCTGATGAGATGAGTCGGGAGATTGTAGAAGAGCAGGCAAGGAAATGGAAAGTCTGCCCGCATGAGATGAGCTTGGATGTGGCCGAGTGGGTGGATGCGGTCATTTGTGACTATAATTACGTATTTGATCCCAATGCCCATCTTCGGCGTTTCTTTGGAGATGGAATGAAAGGGGAGTATCTGTTTCTCATTGATGAGGCCCATAATCTGGTAGAGCGCGGAAGGGAGATGTACAGCGCCGGGATTTACAAGGAAGATGTGCTGAAGATCAAACGGACGGTGAAAGAAGAAGACGGGAAACTGGCGAAAAGACTGGAAGACTGCAACCGTCAGATGCTGTCTCTTAAACGGGAGTGCGAGGGATGTCAGATCCTGGAAAGCGTATCTTCCCTGTATCTTAAGCTTTTGAATCTGACAGGAGAACTGGAGAGATATTTGGAGGAACACAAAAAGCCAGATGAGAAAAGAGAAGAAGTGCTGGAATTTTATTTTGAGGTGTGCCGGTTCATCAACACTTATGACCGGCTGGACGAAAACTATCTGATCTATTCTGAACTGGAAGAATCGGGAAGATTTCTGATAAGACTTTTCTGCGTCAATCCTTCCAGAAATCTGCAGAGTTTCTTGGAAAAGGGAAGCAGCGCGGTCTTTTTTTCCGCCACTCTGCTTCCAATCCGTTATTATAAGAACCTTTTGAGTACAGAAGAAGAGGTGTACGCCATCTATGCAGAGTCTCCCTTTGATCCGGCGAATCGACTGCTGCTTTTGGGGAAAGACGTCAGCACCAGATATACCCGCAGAGGAGAAGGGATGTATCGCAGATATGCCAGATATCTTCTGGCCGCGGCGGAAGGAAAGCAGGGAAATTATATCGCGTTCTTCCCTTCCTACCGGTTTATGGAAGCGGTCTATGAGGAATTTCAGAAACTTTTGGAAGAATTAAGAGAGGGCGGAACAGGAGAGCGCCAGATTGACTGCGTGATGCAGTCGCAGCATATGACCGAAGAAGCCAGGGAGATCTTCCTGGAGAATTTTGAGGAAGAACGGGACAGGAGTCTGATGGGATTCTGTGTGATGGGAGGCATCTTCGCGGAAGGCATCGATCTTACAGAAGACCGATTGATCGGGGCGGTCATTGTAGGAACGGGACTGCCCCAAGTCTGCCGAGAGAGAGAACTTTTGAAAACTTACTTTGAGGGAAAAGGGCAGAGAGGGTTCGATTATGCTTATCTGTATCCGGGAATGAACAAGGTGCTCCAGTCCGCGGGCAGAGTGATCCGTACCGACGAAGACCGGGGAGTGATCCTGCTTTTGGACGACCGGTTTGGAGATGCGAGATATCAGGAGACCTTTCCGAGAGAGTGGGAGAAGATTGTTCCCTGCAGTCTGTCCGGCGTGAAAGAGAAGTTAAGAGAGTTTTGGGAGACTTGA
- a CDS encoding ABC transporter ATP-binding protein, with the protein MNPILECQGLSKQYHSSYYALNNLNLTLERGQIVGLLGPNGSGKTTLIKMINDLLAPTSGRILIDGKEPGTETKKIVSYLPERTYLDDSMKIQEIIRLFADFYEDFSTDRANAMLKDLGIEPNVRLKTLSKGSREKVQLVLVMSRDAKLYILDEPIGGVDPAARDYILRTILANYNDEATVLLSTHLIYDVENILDRVLFIRQGQIVLNAEVDEIRTEQGKSVDAMFREVFRC; encoded by the coding sequence ATGAATCCGATTTTAGAATGTCAGGGGCTTTCCAAACAGTATCATAGTTCATATTATGCCCTGAACAATCTGAATCTGACTCTTGAGCGGGGGCAGATCGTAGGACTTCTGGGGCCAAACGGAAGCGGAAAAACAACTTTGATCAAGATGATCAACGACCTTTTGGCGCCTACCAGCGGAAGGATCTTGATCGATGGAAAGGAACCCGGTACGGAGACAAAAAAGATCGTTTCCTATCTTCCAGAACGTACGTATCTGGATGATTCTATGAAAATCCAGGAGATCATTCGACTTTTTGCGGATTTTTATGAGGATTTTTCTACCGACCGGGCCAATGCGATGTTAAAAGATCTGGGAATCGAACCAAATGTCCGTCTGAAGACCCTCTCCAAAGGAAGCCGGGAGAAGGTACAGCTTGTGTTGGTCATGAGTCGGGACGCCAAGCTTTACATCCTGGATGAACCCATCGGCGGAGTAGACCCTGCCGCCAGAGATTATATTCTGCGTACGATCCTTGCAAATTACAACGATGAAGCAACCGTCCTTCTCTCTACCCATCTCATTTACGATGTAGAAAACATTCTGGACCGGGTTCTCTTCATCCGGCAGGGACAGATCGTGCTCAACGCGGAAGTAGACGAGATCCGCACCGAGCAGGGAAAATCGGTAGATGCAATGTTCCGGGAGGTGTTCAGATGTTAG
- a CDS encoding GntR family transcriptional regulator yields MPWDLSNDRPIYLQLMERIQQDIISGAYKPGDRLPSVRELALDAAVNPNTMQKALSELERSGLVYSQRTSGRFITEDKHMLKELKNRLAQEHVRDFFEKMRQLGFPKEETLALIQEAIKEEQ; encoded by the coding sequence ATGCCATGGGATTTATCAAACGACCGACCGATCTATCTGCAGCTTATGGAAAGGATCCAACAGGATATCATCTCCGGTGCATATAAACCCGGAGACCGGCTGCCGTCCGTACGGGAACTGGCTCTTGACGCCGCTGTCAATCCCAACACCATGCAGAAAGCGCTCTCCGAGCTGGAACGGAGCGGTCTTGTATATTCACAGCGGACCAGCGGGAGATTTATTACGGAGGATAAACATATGCTAAAGGAATTAAAAAACCGGCTTGCGCAGGAACATGTCCGTGATTTTTTTGAGAAAATGAGACAGCTTGGTTTCCCAAAGGAGGAAACTCTTGCGCTGATCCAGGAAGCAATAAAGGAGGAACAATAA
- a CDS encoding HAD-IIA family hydrolase: MEDGRRRRKAVLQEKKYFLFDIDGTLAVDDTLFDGSRELIEYINAVGGKSFYITNNSMKSRKDYVKKFARWGIETEESQFMTASYAACRYLAQNYQGKKLFVLGTPSFVEEVKSFGLKVTDQAEEDVACVVVGFDSTLDYPKVEKACQLLFRPEVDYIGTNPDLRCPTAYGFMPDCGGICQMLNVTTDREPLYIGKPNKEIVFMCMEQVGADKREILVAGDRLYTDIACGINAGVETALVYTGEAKAEDLAKTSYQPDYIYRNIRELYEAFRAELENSKARE, encoded by the coding sequence ATGGAAGACGGTAGGAGAAGGAGAAAAGCAGTGCTTCAGGAAAAGAAATATTTTTTGTTTGATATAGACGGCACTTTGGCGGTGGATGATACTTTGTTTGACGGAAGCAGAGAATTGATCGAGTATATCAATGCGGTCGGAGGCAAGTCTTTTTATATTACCAACAATTCTATGAAAAGCAGAAAAGATTATGTGAAGAAATTTGCCAGGTGGGGGATCGAGACAGAGGAGAGCCAGTTTATGACGGCATCTTATGCCGCGTGCCGATATCTGGCCCAGAATTACCAAGGGAAGAAGCTTTTCGTTTTGGGAACGCCTTCTTTTGTGGAGGAAGTAAAAAGCTTTGGCTTGAAAGTGACTGATCAGGCGGAAGAGGATGTGGCCTGTGTGGTAGTGGGTTTTGACAGTACGCTGGATTATCCAAAGGTGGAGAAGGCCTGCCAGCTTTTGTTCCGGCCGGAAGTAGACTACATCGGGACCAATCCGGACCTGCGCTGTCCCACTGCTTATGGTTTTATGCCGGACTGCGGCGGAATCTGTCAGATGCTGAATGTGACCACAGACCGGGAGCCTTTATATATTGGGAAGCCTAATAAAGAAATTGTTTTTATGTGCATGGAACAAGTGGGGGCGGATAAGCGGGAAATATTGGTTGCGGGAGACCGTCTGTATACGGATATTGCCTGTGGGATCAACGCTGGAGTGGAGACTGCTCTGGTATATACAGGAGAGGCAAAAGCAGAAGATCTTGCCAAGACTTCCTATCAGCCCGACTATATTTACCGGAACATTCGGGAATTATATGAAGCTTTTCGCGCGGAACTTGAGAATTCTAAGGCGAGGGAATGA